In Dehalococcoidia bacterium, a single window of DNA contains:
- a CDS encoding SAM-dependent methyltransferase yields the protein MQFDDTDFEPSTESEPLKEAIRLRIEAEGRITFEQFMAMALYHPLYGYYNSPGEKMGRQGDYLTSPEVHPIFGQLVARQLREMWELMGRPAVFDVLEQGAGNGLLCRDVLRWAQRQAPDFLEALRYRLRDTSEELVGRQRRAIEPQGAAAAAHAYWEDASAPLEAVEGCALSNELVDSFPVHRVLMENGELREIYVTWKDGRFQEEIGDPSSPALAAHFEALGVWPGEGCRAEVNLAAVDWTRQVAQALQRGFVMTFDYGYEAADLYAPWRRDGTLLCFYRHSAGGDPYARIGRQDMTSHVDFTTLVRTGEAHGLNLLGITTQERFLTALGIGGALAPPQGTETRLEEYYARRRAVTELTDPAGLGRIKVMLQEKGVGAVHLRGLQLSA from the coding sequence ATGCAGTTTGACGACACCGACTTCGAACCGTCGACCGAGAGCGAGCCGCTCAAGGAGGCCATCCGCCTGCGGATCGAGGCGGAGGGCAGGATAACGTTCGAGCAGTTCATGGCGATGGCCCTCTATCACCCCCTGTACGGCTACTACAACTCGCCCGGGGAGAAGATGGGCCGCCAGGGCGATTACCTGACAAGCCCCGAAGTCCACCCCATCTTCGGTCAGTTGGTCGCCCGGCAACTCCGCGAGATGTGGGAGCTGATGGGCCGGCCCGCCGTGTTCGACGTGCTGGAGCAGGGAGCGGGCAACGGCCTTCTCTGCCGCGATGTCCTCCGCTGGGCGCAAAGACAGGCGCCGGACTTCCTCGAGGCGCTGCGCTACCGGCTGCGGGATACAAGCGAGGAGCTGGTGGGGCGGCAACGGCGCGCGATCGAGCCGCAGGGCGCGGCTGCGGCCGCGCACGCCTACTGGGAAGACGCGTCGGCGCCGCTGGAAGCCGTCGAGGGCTGCGCGCTCAGCAACGAGCTTGTCGACAGCTTTCCCGTGCATCGCGTGCTGATGGAAAACGGCGAGCTGCGCGAGATATATGTCACGTGGAAGGACGGCCGCTTCCAGGAGGAGATCGGCGACCCTTCCTCGCCGGCGCTCGCGGCCCACTTCGAGGCGCTGGGGGTCTGGCCGGGCGAGGGCTGCCGCGCCGAGGTCAACCTGGCGGCGGTCGATTGGACGAGGCAGGTCGCGCAGGCGCTCCAGCGCGGCTTCGTCATGACCTTCGATTACGGCTACGAGGCGGCCGACCTCTACGCGCCCTGGCGCCGCGACGGGACCCTCCTCTGCTTCTACCGCCACAGCGCCGGCGGCGACCCCTACGCGCGCATCGGGCGGCAGGACATGACCTCGCACGTCGATTTCACCACCCTGGTCCGGACCGGCGAAGCGCACGGCCTCAACCTCCTCGGCATAACGACGCAGGAGAGGTTCCTCACCGCGCTGGGGATAGGCGGCGCCCTTGCTCCGCCGCAAGGCACGGAGACCCGCCTCGAGGAGTACTACGCGCGTCGTCGGGCAGTCACCGAGCTCACCGATCCGGCGGGCCTGGGCCGCATAAAGGTGATGCTGCAGGAGAAAGGCGTCGGCGCCGTCCACCTGCGGGGCCTCCAGCTCTCGGCGTAG
- a CDS encoding OB-fold domain-containing protein, with amino-acid sequence MTQASETETKEKQQKPIVNYLKLPDSPDEKPYLWGSRCKACGAAYLGPRLACARCFAVGDFDEIRFGDEGTLKTFTIVHQSAPGIEVPFIAAIVDLPEGTAVRCNLGGIEPDPEKLVPLLGKKVEMYTEKVREDREGNDVIAFKYRPAN; translated from the coding sequence TTGACACAGGCAAGCGAGACTGAAACCAAGGAGAAACAACAGAAACCCATCGTCAATTACTTGAAACTTCCCGACTCCCCGGACGAGAAGCCTTACCTGTGGGGCAGCCGCTGCAAGGCCTGCGGGGCCGCATATCTGGGGCCGCGGCTGGCCTGCGCCAGGTGCTTCGCGGTCGGCGACTTCGACGAGATCAGGTTCGGAGACGAGGGCACCCTCAAGACCTTCACGATCGTCCACCAGTCCGCGCCCGGGATCGAGGTCCCTTTCATCGCTGCCATCGTCGACCTGCCGGAGGGCACGGCCGTACGCTGCAACCTCGGCGGCATTGAGCCCGACCCCGAGAAGCTGGTGCCGCTCCTGGGCAAGAAGGTGGAAATGTACACCGAAAAGGTCCGCGAGGACCGCGAGGGCAACGACGTAATCGCTTTCAAGTACCGGCCCGCGAACTAA
- a CDS encoding thiolase family protein translates to MPVKPARDAYIIGVGMVKYGRYPDKSVVDLATEAVIAALKDANLTMKDIQMVGSGNLSAPIGQAIMRSVGQTGVPVVNVSNACATGSTACREAYFSVASGAFDIAMGIGSEQMGKAGLLGAGRIGAMGDLAYIPEGVMGSQLMPPVFSQWGVDHMRKYGTTFEDFARVAYKNHKNSVHNPYAQYQQEFSMEEIMNARMISWPNTLYMCCPTGDGAGAVIYASADKVRQLGLSSKAVKVAACVLTSDPWSESGNAILDINLCTRLAVKEAYEIAGIGPEDLDAVELHDCFATAELLHYENMGLAPEGEGARYLKEGKFDIGGKTAVNASGGLLSRGHPLGATGACGISEIVWQLRGEAGGRQQPNAKVGLAHVIGLTSACTVNIMVK, encoded by the coding sequence ATGCCTGTCAAACCAGCGAGAGACGCTTACATAATCGGCGTCGGCATGGTGAAGTACGGCCGCTACCCCGACAAGTCGGTCGTTGACCTCGCGACGGAAGCGGTGATCGCCGCCCTCAAGGACGCCAACCTGACGATGAAAGATATCCAGATGGTGGGCAGCGGCAACCTGTCCGCCCCCATCGGCCAGGCGATAATGCGCAGCGTCGGCCAGACCGGCGTGCCCGTGGTCAACGTATCGAACGCCTGCGCCACCGGCTCCACTGCCTGCCGCGAGGCCTACTTCTCGGTGGCCTCCGGCGCCTTCGATATCGCCATGGGCATCGGCTCGGAGCAAATGGGGAAGGCCGGCCTCCTCGGCGCCGGCCGGATTGGCGCCATGGGAGACCTGGCGTACATCCCCGAAGGCGTCATGGGCTCGCAGCTCATGCCGCCCGTGTTCTCGCAATGGGGCGTCGACCACATGCGCAAGTACGGGACAACCTTCGAGGACTTCGCCCGCGTAGCCTACAAGAACCATAAGAACTCCGTCCACAACCCGTACGCCCAGTACCAGCAGGAGTTCTCCATGGAGGAGATCATGAACGCCCGCATGATCTCCTGGCCCAACACACTGTACATGTGCTGTCCCACCGGCGACGGCGCCGGCGCCGTCATCTACGCCAGCGCCGACAAGGTGCGACAGCTGGGCCTGAGCTCGAAGGCCGTGAAGGTGGCGGCCTGCGTCCTCACCAGCGACCCCTGGAGCGAATCGGGGAACGCGATACTCGACATCAACCTCTGCACTCGGCTGGCGGTGAAAGAGGCTTACGAGATCGCAGGGATAGGCCCCGAGGACCTCGACGCGGTGGAACTGCACGACTGCTTCGCGACCGCCGAGCTGCTTCACTACGAGAACATGGGGCTGGCGCCGGAAGGCGAAGGCGCCCGCTACCTGAAGGAAGGCAAGTTCGACATCGGCGGGAAGACCGCGGTGAACGCCAGCGGCGGCCTCCTCTCGCGCGGCCACCCCCTGGGCGCGACCGGCGCCTGCGGCATCAGCGAGATCGTATGGCAGCTCAGAGGCGAAGCCGGCGGCCGCCAGCAGCCGAACGCGAAGGTGGGGCTGGCGCACGTCATCGGGCTCACCTCCGCCTGCACCGTCAACATCATGGTCAAATAG
- a CDS encoding LysR family transcriptional regulator: MEPRVKIWVEKGGGVALSGYRVRLLQLIAETGSLAEAARKMGLSYRRAWGKVREMEENLGARLVESEPGGPGGGRSRLTAEAENIVALYPRFEAAAQADVRQEFEKLFRQG; encoded by the coding sequence GTGGAGCCGAGGGTCAAGATCTGGGTGGAAAAGGGCGGCGGCGTGGCCCTGAGCGGCTACCGTGTGCGCCTGTTGCAGCTTATCGCGGAGACCGGCTCGCTTGCGGAGGCGGCGCGAAAGATGGGGCTGTCGTACCGGCGCGCCTGGGGGAAGGTGCGCGAGATGGAGGAGAACCTGGGCGCGCGACTCGTCGAGAGCGAGCCGGGAGGCCCTGGCGGGGGCCGGAGCCGCCTCACCGCCGAAGCGGAGAATATAGTCGCGCTTTACCCCCGCTTCGAAGCGGCGGCGCAGGCCGACGTCAGGCAAGAGTTCGAGAAGCTGTTCCGGCAGGGGTAG
- a CDS encoding ABC transporter permease — MDLIWDGLRESLDILRSGDYDLWQITLRSLLISGSAVALSLVFGVAIGAALAFNDFRGRGFLVTLVNTGMGLPPVVVGLLVAILLWRSGPFGQMRLIYTPAAMVVAQTIIATPIVTGFTTAALRHLDPRLRTQVYALGASRLQMLWIILWETKLPLLAAVMAGFGGAISEIGASIMVGGNLAGETRVLTTAVVLEVSRGNFAPAIALSLILLVLIFIVNLVLTSVQQQEGT; from the coding sequence GTGGACCTGATTTGGGACGGACTCCGCGAGTCGCTCGACATACTGCGCAGCGGCGACTACGACCTGTGGCAGATCACGTTGCGCTCGTTGCTGATATCGGGGAGCGCCGTCGCCCTGAGTCTAGTCTTTGGAGTGGCGATTGGAGCCGCCCTCGCCTTCAACGACTTCCGTGGCCGCGGTTTCCTCGTGACGCTTGTGAATACGGGCATGGGGCTGCCGCCGGTGGTCGTCGGGCTGCTGGTGGCGATCCTGCTCTGGCGTAGCGGCCCCTTCGGGCAGATGCGCCTTATCTACACTCCCGCAGCGATGGTGGTCGCACAGACGATCATAGCCACGCCCATCGTCACCGGCTTCACGACGGCGGCGTTGCGCCACCTCGATCCGCGGCTGCGCACCCAGGTCTACGCGCTCGGCGCCTCACGGCTGCAGATGCTCTGGATCATCCTCTGGGAGACGAAGCTCCCGCTCCTGGCGGCCGTCATGGCCGGCTTCGGCGGCGCCATCTCCGAGATCGGGGCTTCAATAATGGTGGGCGGCAACCTGGCGGGCGAGACGCGCGTCCTCACCACCGCCGTCGTCCTCGAGGTCAGCCGCGGTAACTTCGCCCCCGCCATCGCGCTGTCGCTCATCCTGCTCGTCCTCATATTCATCGTGAATTTGGTCTTGACTTCCGTCCAGCAGCAGGAAGGGACTTAA
- a CDS encoding DUF6391 domain-containing protein, which produces MILLFFGLLLVTLVLLLMLLVFGFTMRALSSLLLVPRSLAALFMNQAVRSNEALKHATMNVIEERFGPSGLNGLALESGFTLDGVAPPDVVLAAAQEGLRRLRAGERRLAVHLRSVEAIVAAGLLGAVAFLGVLLAIDRMSPLYVVLAVVTANVIAPSVGMALQRLLPRYIDLSRLQIIGLAESPLLPHAEPMGASREHFEIRTAVGR; this is translated from the coding sequence ATGATATTGCTTTTCTTCGGCCTGCTGCTGGTCACTCTTGTGCTACTGCTCATGCTGCTCGTTTTCGGCTTCACGATGCGGGCGCTCTCCAGCCTGCTGCTCGTGCCGCGTTCGCTGGCGGCCTTGTTCATGAACCAGGCGGTGCGCAGCAACGAGGCGCTAAAGCACGCGACGATGAACGTGATCGAGGAGCGGTTCGGGCCGAGCGGTCTCAACGGACTGGCGCTTGAGAGCGGCTTCACTCTGGACGGCGTCGCGCCGCCGGACGTCGTCCTCGCCGCGGCACAGGAAGGGTTGCGACGTCTGCGGGCGGGCGAGCGGCGCCTTGCGGTGCACCTGCGCTCCGTCGAGGCGATCGTTGCGGCCGGCCTGCTGGGCGCCGTCGCGTTTCTCGGCGTCCTGCTCGCCATCGATCGCATGAGTCCGCTGTACGTCGTGCTCGCCGTGGTGACGGCGAACGTCATCGCCCCCTCAGTCGGGATGGCACTGCAAAGGCTGCTGCCGCGGTATATCGACCTCTCGCGTCTGCAAATCATAGGGCTGGCCGAAAGCCCCCTTCTTCCTCACGCCGAACCCATGGGCGCGTCGCGAGAGCACTTCGAGATCCGGACCGCTGTCGGCCGGTAG
- a CDS encoding substrate-binding domain-containing protein: MNGKWMLFGLLVALVLSITALECGENGDDGSGSSPQGTSSSAREGAKDIIVATTTSTQDSGLLDVLVPAFEEETRYNVKVIAVGTGQALAMGERGDADVLLVHAPASEKMLVDSGAGINRRLVMHNDFIILGPESDPAGIKGTTSTVEAFEKIYEAGSTFLNRGDDSGTDKLERSLWKKAGLDPSGASWYEESGQGMGATLQIANQRDAYILCDRATYFAQRGSLSLVILLEGDPALLNVYSVIQVNPDKFDLVNGPGGEAFADFVVSDKAQQIIADFVDEVSGEPLFIPDADKTYEDLGLSTPFG; the protein is encoded by the coding sequence ATGAACGGGAAATGGATGCTCTTCGGTCTCCTGGTGGCGCTGGTCTTATCCATAACCGCTCTTGAGTGTGGAGAGAACGGCGACGATGGGTCAGGGTCTTCTCCGCAGGGAACGTCGTCGTCGGCCAGAGAAGGGGCGAAGGATATCATCGTGGCCACCACCACGAGCACTCAGGACAGCGGTCTCCTGGATGTTCTCGTGCCGGCATTTGAAGAGGAGACGAGGTACAACGTGAAGGTCATCGCCGTCGGGACAGGGCAGGCGCTGGCGATGGGGGAGCGCGGCGACGCCGACGTCCTCCTCGTGCACGCTCCTGCCTCCGAAAAGATGCTCGTCGATAGCGGGGCCGGGATTAACCGTCGCCTCGTGATGCACAACGACTTCATCATTCTCGGTCCCGAAAGCGACCCTGCCGGCATCAAGGGGACCACCTCTACCGTCGAAGCCTTCGAGAAGATCTACGAGGCCGGGTCTACCTTCCTCAACCGTGGTGACGATTCCGGCACCGACAAGCTGGAAAGAAGCCTGTGGAAGAAGGCCGGCCTGGACCCGAGCGGAGCTTCCTGGTACGAAGAGAGCGGCCAGGGAATGGGGGCGACGCTCCAGATCGCGAACCAGCGCGACGCCTACATCCTCTGCGACCGCGCCACCTATTTCGCCCAGAGGGGAAGCCTCTCGCTCGTCATCTTGTTGGAGGGCGATCCGGCTCTCTTGAACGTATACTCCGTCATTCAGGTCAACCCCGACAAGTTTGATCTCGTCAACGGCCCCGGTGGGGAGGCCTTCGCCGACTTCGTCGTTTCGGACAAGGCACAGCAGATAATCGCCGACTTCGTCGATGAGGTTTCCGGCGAGCCGCTCTTCATACCGGATGCCGACAAGACGTACGAGGACCTGGGGTTGAGCACGCCTTTCGGATAG